In the Leishmania donovani BPK282A1 complete genome, chromosome 29 genome, one interval contains:
- a CDS encoding 3,2-trans-enoyl-CoA isomerase, mitochondrial precursor-like protein yields MRCFRASCCAPPPRSRACSTVASVPDTSDLIIVRESPIDNVVLLEMNSGRANVLTPKFISAFLNKLSDLCDPDKSRCSGIILTSKNPGVFSAGLDLNELNTNLSQDRFAHYWSQFQKLFTTLHALPVPLVSAINGHAAAAGCIVALACDYRVMARRHPTKPAHLTIGIAAAKHGFVVPSYVAASMEHVVGFRKAEELLCTGLLLPADEALQVGLVDEVVEHHDEAVVPCLQFMEKLLELPSPAPYWMIKDMSRRHILAPLCTPALRTQDTVSFYNLFSNPQVKKKLAEHAQKFAKK; encoded by the coding sequence ATGAGGTGTTTTCGTGCttcctgctgcgcgccgccgccgaggtcgCGTGCATGCTCGACGGTAGCAAGCGTGCCAGATACCAGCGATCTCATCATTGTGCGTGAGTCGCCAATTGACAACGTGGTGCTTCTCGAGATGAACAGCGGGCGCGCCAACGTTCTGACGCCCAAGTTCATTTCAGCGTTCCTGAACAAGCTTAGCGACCTGTGCGACCCAGACAAGTCCAGGTGCAGCGGTATTATCCTCACATCCAAGAACCCCGGTGTCTTCAGCGCCGGACTTGACCTCAACGAACTCAATACGAACCTCTCGCAGGATCGATTTGCGCACTACTGGAGCCAGTTCCAGAAGCTCTTCACTACTttgcacgcgctgccggtACCACTGGTGAGCGCCATTAACGGGcatgctgcggcagccggcTGCATCGTTGCCCTCGCGTGCGACTACCGCGTCATGGCAAGGCGACATCCTACAAAGCCCGCCCACTTGACTATTGGCATTGCCGCTGCTAAGCACGGTTTTGTTGTGCCGTCTTACGTGGCTGCCTCGATGGAGCACGTCGTGGGATTTCGCAAAGCTGAGGAACTGCTCTGTACGGGCTTACTGCTGCCCGCCGACGAGGCCTTGCAGGTGGGACTTGTAGACGAGGTCGTGGAGCACCACGACGAGGCTGTTGTGCCGTGTCTGCAGTTCatggagaagctgctggagctcccctcccccgcaccATACTGGATGATCAAGGATATGTCACGTCGCCACATCCTTGCCCCGCTGTGCACTCCGGCACTTCGAACGCAGGACACGGTCAGCTTCTACAACCTCTTCAGCAACCCGCAGGTGAAGAAGAAGTTAGCGGAACATGCACAGAAGTTCGCTAAGAAGTAG